One genomic window of Medicago truncatula cultivar Jemalong A17 chromosome 1, MtrunA17r5.0-ANR, whole genome shotgun sequence includes the following:
- the LOC25483833 gene encoding germin-like protein subfamily 3 member 2 — MSTQKNLWLLLSIFSLNLAIITLASDPDPVQDFCIPNPILASMIKTHHTFHTILPCKNSSEVITNDFIFSNMKTSGNFSETGLAVMPANPTNFPGLNTLGMSFARTDIEIGGINPPHFHPRATELIHVIQGKVYSGFVDSNNKVFARILEQGEVMVFPRGLVHFMMNVGDEVVTLFGSFNSQNPGLQKIPSAVFGSGIDEELLQKAFGLSSKQIGTMKRKLDPKQER; from the coding sequence atgtcCACACAAAAGAACCTTTGGCTTTTGCTCTCTATTTTCTCCCTCAACTTAGCCATCATCACATTAGCCTCAGACCCTGATCCAGTCCAAGACTTCTGCATACCAAACCCAATATTAGCATCCATGATCAAAACACATCATACCTTTCACACCATTCTCCCATGCAAAAACTCCTCAGAAGTCATCACCAATGACTTTATCTTCtccaacatgaaaacatcaggAAACTTCTCAGAAACAGGTTTAGCAGTAATGCCTGCAAACCCTACAAATTTTCCAGGTCTCAACACACTAGGAATGTCATTTGCAAGAACAGATATTGAAATTGGAGGAATCAATCCACCACATTTTCATCCAAGAGCCACTGAACTAATTCATGTGATTCAAGGAAAAGTGTATTCAGGTTTTGTTGATTCTAACAACAAGGTTTTTGCTAGAATACTTGAACAAGGTGAGGTTATGGTGTTTCCTAGAGGACTTGTTCATTTTATGATGAATGTTGGTGATGAAGTTGTTACTTTGTTTGGTAGTTTTAATAGCCAGAATCCTGGATTGCAAAAGATACCTTCTGCTGTGTTTGGTTCAGGGATTGATGAGGAGCTTTTGCAAAAAGCTTTTGGATTGAGTTCTAAACAGATTGGAACCATGAAAAGAAAATTAGATCCTAAACAAGAAAGGTAG
- the LOC25483834 gene encoding uncharacterized protein isoform X2, producing the protein MATGVNRKISAASARSHTRRAKKSTSFQLPSGILRTTLAVLFIGVLAWAYQVTQAPPPKVCGSPDGPPITAPRIKLRDGRHLAYKEHGVSKDVAKYKIIFVHGISTCRHDAVVANTLSPDVVKELGVYIVSFDRPGYGESDPDPNRTLKSIALDIEELADQLGLGSKFYVIGFSMGGQIVWNCLKHIPHRLAGAALLAPVVNYWWPDLPANLTAEAYSQMKLHDQWALRVAHYTPWLTYWWNTQRWFPNFSVITGGPDILSKQDKELVTKLMKNRENYVIRQQGEYESLHRDLNIGFGRWEYTPLDLQNPFPNNEGSVHLWHGDEDIMVPVTLQRYIAQNLPWIHYHELPGSGHLFPNADGVSETIIKSLLGVK; encoded by the exons GAATTCTTAGAACAACATTAGCAGTGTTGTTTATTGGGGTTCTAGCATGGGCTTATCAAGTTACGCAAGCTCCTCCTCCCAAAGTATGCGGCTCTCCTGATGGACCACCTATAACAGCACCAAGAATCAAACTAAGAGATGGAAGGCATTTGGCATACAAAGAGCATGGTGTTTCTAAAGATGTTGCAAAGTATAAAATCATCTTTGTCCATGGTATCAGCACTTGCAGGCATGACGCTGTGGTTGCCAACACCCTATCACCC GATGTTGTTAAGGAATTAGGGGTCTACATTGTATCCTTTGATAGACCTGGTTATGGAGAAAGTGATCCCGATCCAAATCGTACGTTAAAGAGCATTGCCTTAGATATAGAAGAGCTTGCGGATCAATTGGGATTGGGGTCCAAATTCTATGTCATTGGTTTTTCCATGGGTGGACAAATTGTTTGGAACTGCCTTAAGCACATACCTCACAG GCTGGCAGGTGCAGCGCTCTTAGCTCCAGTCGTCAACTACTGGTGGCCTGATCTTCCTGCAAACTTAACGGCCGAAGCCTATTCCCAAATGAAATTGCATGACCAATGGGCGCTTCGTGTTGCTCACTACACGCCATGGTTAACCTACTGGTGGAACACTCAAAGATGGTTCCCAAATTTTAGTGTGATTACTGGTGGTCCAGACATCCTTTCGAAACAAGACAAAGAGCTTGTAACTAAGTTGATGAAAAATAGAGAGAATTATGTG ATAAGACAACAAGGTGAATATGAAAGCCTCCACCGTGATTTAAATATTGGATTTGGAAGATGGGAATATACACCTTTGGATCTTCAAAATCCATTTCCAAACAATGAAGGTTCTGTTCATCTTTGGCATGGAGATGAAGATATTATGGTTCCTGTCACACTACAACGATACATCGCGCAAAACCTTCCGTGGATTCACTACCATGAACTTCCAGGTTCTGGCCACCTCTTCCCTAATGCTGATGGTGTGAGTGAGACTATCATCAAGTCACTTTTAGGTGTGAAGTAG
- the LOC25483834 gene encoding uncharacterized protein isoform X1, with protein MATGVNRKISAASARSHTRRAKKSTSFQLPSGILRTTLAVLFIGVLAWAYQVTQAPPPKVCGSPDGPPITAPRIKLRDGRHLAYKEHGVSKDVAKYKIIFVHGISTCRHDAVVANTLSPDVVKELGVYIVSFDRPGYGESDPDPNRTLKSIALDIEELADQLGLGSKFYVIGFSMGGQIVWNCLKHIPHRLAGAALLAPVVNYWWPDLPANLTAEAYSQMKLHDQWALRVAHYTPWLTYWWNTQRWFPNFSVITGGPDILSKQDKELVTKLMKNRENYVKQIRQQGEYESLHRDLNIGFGRWEYTPLDLQNPFPNNEGSVHLWHGDEDIMVPVTLQRYIAQNLPWIHYHELPGSGHLFPNADGVSETIIKSLLGVK; from the exons GAATTCTTAGAACAACATTAGCAGTGTTGTTTATTGGGGTTCTAGCATGGGCTTATCAAGTTACGCAAGCTCCTCCTCCCAAAGTATGCGGCTCTCCTGATGGACCACCTATAACAGCACCAAGAATCAAACTAAGAGATGGAAGGCATTTGGCATACAAAGAGCATGGTGTTTCTAAAGATGTTGCAAAGTATAAAATCATCTTTGTCCATGGTATCAGCACTTGCAGGCATGACGCTGTGGTTGCCAACACCCTATCACCC GATGTTGTTAAGGAATTAGGGGTCTACATTGTATCCTTTGATAGACCTGGTTATGGAGAAAGTGATCCCGATCCAAATCGTACGTTAAAGAGCATTGCCTTAGATATAGAAGAGCTTGCGGATCAATTGGGATTGGGGTCCAAATTCTATGTCATTGGTTTTTCCATGGGTGGACAAATTGTTTGGAACTGCCTTAAGCACATACCTCACAG GCTGGCAGGTGCAGCGCTCTTAGCTCCAGTCGTCAACTACTGGTGGCCTGATCTTCCTGCAAACTTAACGGCCGAAGCCTATTCCCAAATGAAATTGCATGACCAATGGGCGCTTCGTGTTGCTCACTACACGCCATGGTTAACCTACTGGTGGAACACTCAAAGATGGTTCCCAAATTTTAGTGTGATTACTGGTGGTCCAGACATCCTTTCGAAACAAGACAAAGAGCTTGTAACTAAGTTGATGAAAAATAGAGAGAATTATGTG AAGCAGATAAGACAACAAGGTGAATATGAAAGCCTCCACCGTGATTTAAATATTGGATTTGGAAGATGGGAATATACACCTTTGGATCTTCAAAATCCATTTCCAAACAATGAAGGTTCTGTTCATCTTTGGCATGGAGATGAAGATATTATGGTTCCTGTCACACTACAACGATACATCGCGCAAAACCTTCCGTGGATTCACTACCATGAACTTCCAGGTTCTGGCCACCTCTTCCCTAATGCTGATGGTGTGAGTGAGACTATCATCAAGTCACTTTTAGGTGTGAAGTAG